A window of the Astyanax mexicanus isolate ESR-SI-001 chromosome 22, AstMex3_surface, whole genome shotgun sequence genome harbors these coding sequences:
- the mthfd2 gene encoding bifunctional methylenetetrahydrofolate dehydrogenase/cyclohydrolase, mitochondrial has translation MATLRALRKLCQHAHHQTCSLHLSASRQDAVVISGRKMARQIREEARADVEKWVSAGNRRPHLSVVLVGDNAASHSYVLNKTRAAADVGISSETILKPSSIAEEELLELIDKLNSDHRVDGLLVQLPLPEHIDERRVCNAVCPDKDVDGFHVVNVGRMCLDQTTMLPATPWGVWEIIKRTGIPTLGKNVVVAGRSKNVGMPIAMLLHTDGRHERPGGDATVTISHRYTPKEQLRQHTQIADIIVAAAGIPNLITADMIKEGAAVIDVGINRIQDPLTGKNKLVGDVDFEGVRKKASYITPVPGGVGPMTVAMLMKNTIKAAKNLLTPAERVRMVASS, from the exons ACAAGATGCAGTGGTTATCTCAGGCAGGAAGATGGCCCGTCAGATCCGTGAAGAGGCACGTGCTGATGTAGAAAAGTGGGTTTCGGCTGGCAACCGGCGACCTCACCTGAGTGTGGTGTTAGTGGGGGACAATGCTGCAAGCCATTCTTATGTCCTGAACAAGACTCGTGCTGCAGCTGATGTTG gcATCAGTAGTGAGACCATATTAAAACCATCTTCAATAGCTGAGgaagagctgctggagctgattgACAAACTCAACTCTGACCACAGAGTAGATGGTCTTCTGGTACAGCTGCCATTACCTG AGCACATTGATGAACGGCGTGTCTGTAACGCAGTCTGCCCAGATAAAGATGTTGATGGCTTCCATGTGGTTAATGTTGGTCGTATGTGTTTGGATCAGACCACTATGTTGCCTGCTACACCTTGGGGAGTATGGGAGATCATTAAGCGCACAG gtatTCCTACACTGGGTAAGAATGTAGTGGTTGCTGGTCGGTCTAAAAATGTGGGTATGCCAATTGCTATGCTGCTACACACAGATGGTAGACATGAAAGGCCAGGAG GTGATGCCACTGTAACCATTTCTCACCGTTACACTCCAAAGGAGCAGCTTCGCCAGCACACACAAATTGCTGACATCATTGTTGCAGCTGCAG GTATTCCCAACCTCATTACAGCAGATATGATAAAGGAAGGCGCAGCTGTTATTGACGTGGGAATCAACAGAATACAAGATCCACTGACTGGAAAAAACAAACTTGTTGGTGATGTGGACTTTGAAG GTGTACGAAAGAAGGCCAGCTATATCACTCCAGTCCCAGGTGGAGTTGGACCCATGACTGTTGCCATGTTAATGAAAAACACCATTAAGGCAGCAAAAAATCTTCTGACTCCTGCAGAGCGGGTGCGCATGGTAGCGTCCTCCTAA
- the LOC111196661 gene encoding uncharacterized protein LOC111196661, producing MSVMEKLDAVSAATLQAANISEALLPTLSREDIRDLFPGPEHFLRRKAIWNLFHTDQEGQQTASPNQENGSNGRGLATVQVNPCVSETPRSSDPTPPQPDVQETLGSQRTLQLPNPEYVVYTDSELEHFRKQYFEMQRVGQERGCTLSKELRCRLVRNTVTNMVSIIRATTTEFMYPSKNDVQAMAKRLVEYYPMLRDNSVNCKHTWELLFKQLLKRLHNIKTPKKRQGPTPQRRRKRRRLNFECADGDSSTSISESPGSTASTVILDRTRSSASSLDGMNSPAEIVDQSGKAAEDLGVHSGTDSQQSQARHYRTLQEMYKRQKPNKEAVAQLLDLEFDARRAFINSDTLRDQDRPANILQAYPCFREVDHVMDELRRILDRSNPDFIADLKTRWESFYGKAQFYGVFKKVLRPPTTQDKVTRSVAMMKALPEMFPSPMALPKKLGHASEAVVHVLEPTENPTTYLQRRPVFSPVLIICDSNCMLAIGSTPVTTFPKENIDTGVLYLLAYYYTFHLTYPKCIATLLSILQTEVLQDAIHDRDATSSYKKTLSEWKKFIGE from the exons ATGTCAGTGATGGAAAAACTGGACGCAGTGTCAGCGGCTACTTTGCAAG ctgCAAACATCAGTGAAGCCTTGTTACCAACTCTGTCCCGTGAAGATATCCGTGATCTTTTCCCTGGACCTGAACATTTTCTTAGGAGAAAAGCAATATGGAACCTGTTTCACACAGATCAAGAG GGGCAGCAGACAGCATCTCCTAATCAAGAGAATGGTTCGAATGGCAGAGGGCTGGCCACTGTACAAGTCAACCCCTGTGTTTCAGAAACTCCTCGGTCCAGTGATCCTACACCTCCCCAACCTGATGTGCAAGAGACATTGGGCTCTCAGAGAACCCTTCAGCTCCCCAACCCTGAGTATGTTGTGTATACTGACAGTGAGCTGGAACATTTTAGAAAGCAGTATTTTGAAATGCAGCGTGTTGGCCAAGAACGTGGATGCACTCTTTCAAAAGAACTTCGCTGCCGATTAGTGAGGAACACGGTGACCAACATGGTGTCCATCATCAGAGCAACTACTACTGAATTCATGTATCCATCCAAAAATGATGTCCAGGCTATGGCAAAGCGGCTTGTGGAGTATTATCCAATGCTTCGTGATAACTCTGTGAACTGCAAACACACTTGG GAATTGCTTTTCAAACAATTACTGAAAAGACTCCACAACATAAAGACACCAAAAAAGCGACAGGGACCTACACCACAAAGACGGAGGAAACGAAGACGGCTGAATTTTGAGTGTGCTGATGGTGATTCAAGCACATCCATCTCAGAGTCACCAGGAAGCACGGCATCAACTGTAATCTTAGACAGAACAAGAAGCAGCGCATCATCTTTGGATGGCATGAATTCACCTGCTG aaattgtTGACCAGAGTGGAAAAGCTGCTGAAGATCTAGGAGTTCATTCTGGCACTGATAGTCAGCAAAGTCAAGCAAGGCATTACCGTACCCTGCAAGAGATGTATAAAAGGCAGAAACCTAACAAGGAGGCAGTTGCCCAGCTGCTTGACCTTGAGTTTGATGCTCGCAGAGCCTTCATCAACTCTGACACTTTGAGAGACCAGGACAGACCAGCTAACATACTGCAAGCATACCCCTGTTTCAGAGAAGTAGATCAT GTTATGGATGAACTTCGCCGCATTCTTGACAGATCTAACCCTGACTTTATTGCTGACCTGAAGACCCGCTGGGAGAGCTTTTATGGCAAAGCTCAGTTCTATGGAGTTTTTAAAAAGGTTCTGAGACCACCAACAACACAAGACAAAG TGACACGCTCTGTAGCTATGATGAAGGCTCTGCCTGAGATGTTCCCTTCACCCATGGCCCTACCTAAGAAGTTGGGACATGCAAGTGAGGCAGTGGTGCATGTTCTTGAG CCCACAGAAAACCCAACCACCTACCTTCAGAGAAGACCAGTCTTCAGTCCAGTTCTGATCATTTGTGATAGCAACTGCATGCTGGCCATTGGGTCTACACCTGTGACAACTTTTCCAAAAGAAAACATTGACACAGGTGTGCTCTATCTTTTAGCATACTACTACACATTTCATCTGACCTATCCAAAGTGCATCGCAACACTCCTGTCAATACTTCAGACAGAAGTTCTGCAGGATGCCATTCATGATCGGGATGCAACTTCATCCTACAAAAAAACTTTGTCAGAGTGGAAAAAGTTCATTGGGGAGTAG